CCACCATTGAGCCAGAGATGATGTTTTGTTTAGCTTTGACTAGCTGGATGTCATTTCGTTTTCGTCTTCAGTTACTATTTATTGATAGTTACGTTTTATTCTCGTCAATGTGCGATGAATGTAAAATCCAATAAGCAACGATGAAAAGTCCTGTTACGGTATCTCTCGACCACCAGAAAAATATACTCGGAGATTTCTCAATGAACCCAACttatttatttgtaaataagtAATATAACCTTAATTACAGAGGAGCAAGTTCTAAACAATATAAGTTAACTACTGCTAAACTTAAGTCGCCACTGACACAAACTCACGGTAAGTCTTGATATTTCCTTATAGTCCACTTGACTTCGAACAAAGCTGTCCAACAGCTTTTCCAATAACAATATTCTGCAGCTTCTCCACTCGGTCTCCGCCGAACAACAACAGAACTCTATAGCTTCTCTACTTGGCCACTGCCGTAAAATCCAACAACTCTTTCACTTTAACAACTTTTCTTTAACGACAACTCTACTACCTAGCTAACTCTTTTTAGTGTCACCCAATTAGCGGACTaagcaaatcctgcattttgattggctacgctactataaatctattagtaatagtaattgagTAGCGAAGTTGGCTGGTTTTGTAAatctatttatttcgttttattcccaaataaatattttttctgctgaatttattattgctttttttgtccgactagttgggttatactaaaacaattagacccttcgccctcaaggaccacggatcaatagcccattccgcttcgcctcatgggctattgacccgtagccctctcgggctaattgttaaatagggGAAAAGTTGTCTATTACTTAACCTGCCAAGGAGAGTCAATGTGCATCCCAGCTTAATTTTCTCGCCCCCAAGTCTGGTTCATGATCCTCATCTTATAACAGTtggttttgcaaagaaatatatttatgaAAAGTTAGCTTGGCTAGGGTAACAATGGGTAGACTGGTTGTCTCAGGAACACAAGAGCCATTTTAATATGTTATTTCCATAATTTCCCTCTAAATTCTTTTCCAACTGATCATACAGACTATGCTTTCGAAATTCTTAATGGGTATAGGCGTTTGAGAGTCTCATTTTTATCACTTAAGTGGAACTCCAACTTATGGATGGCGACCCCATTAACACAGTCACTTCGTTATGATGGCCACTTTATTCGGACTCAAACAAAAGCTCAGCTGgtcattttcttatttattaaCTATGCAATTCGGTTTTTTTGGCCCATTGGTGACCAGGTTGACAGGGTTCCACTGTAATTTAAAATTGTCactgtcgttgttgttgttgttgttttttttttgtagaataTTTGCACCTCAGGGATGAAAATGGATTTGAGCTATAGCTAATTAACccacaaaacaaaattctgGTACATTATTACGTAGGAATAACTCATGCAATTGACAGTATTAAATTCGTTTTTGGTATTTAAGAAGTGGTTAATAAAGCTGTTGTATTGCATTGTATGTGGCTGTTAGACTGACATTGATTTGTCCTTCTTGCatcaaaaggcaaaatcctctcGAAAAGGGgcacaaaaaatatttctggttTCCATGGCTTTTTGGAAAAGTGAAGGATCAAATTAAACACATCGCACAAATCAGTTCTCTTTCTCTGCTGAGCCAGTGTTAATCATGATGTAATCTTTTGCCAAACTAAAGACGAGAAGAGGCAAGAAGGTAAAAAGAAGTCAATTGGTCAtgattcaaaatgctcttgcTTTAATAGcttcttttatgtttttttctatGCAGTTTTACACAACACTTTAAGGCCAATTATTTCATTCTAAAAATGCTTCTTACATACTACTTTAAAAGCTTCAATTTCAAATCCCTTTCTTTAACTGACGACGATTTTTGCGACATTTTCACAGCCTGTGATTCATCTTCATTTGCTGCAATCACAGCAGATCGCATGTCATCTCACTCATTTAAGCACAACGAGGTTTCCCTCTGAAGTCCTTTTCGGGTCATCACACGTTTCTTACCCTCATACAACAAAATTGTAGAGGAAATGCTGATAAGTCTTAGCTAAAATTGCTGtcaaaataacacaaaaaaACAGGTACTTACTAAGCATCCTCAACACCACACCTACTACGTAATACCTAATCACAATAGGGTCAATGCATTACATCTACCTTAGATATGCCTTTTGCTTACACTACTTGTCCTAATTTAACAGCCAACAGATTGCTCGTTTATTTCACGTACAAAAATCCGCTGTAACTCGAACCACGGTACTGCATGGTCCCACTGTCAATGACGCTGCGAATATTACCCCAGCAAGTTGATTCCTTGACTGTAACGCAGCCTTCGCTGACACTTCCGGGATGCAGGCCCATGTGAGAGCGCCCTGTTTTAGTGCTTTGTGTGTAGGAATAGTAACCAGAGTTGTCCTCTTTCTTGGGGAACAGATTGTACCATTCAATGTTGTACCGCCAGTGTATGTACCTTCGGCCAATAAGGTACTCTCCGCGAGGGGTGGGTCCTTTATCTTGGTCATCTCTCGTCACTGTGGGTGGTTGTGTGGTACAGGTCACCGAGCTTCCACCCCTGTTAAGAAAGAGGTGATGACGATTGCTCAGTCATCATAAACAACCAGTTTTAACACTTTGTCTTGAAAGCTTTTaatcaaatttttcaataatcaTGAGTCATCGATTTGCATCCTAGTAATTACTTCAGTGGGCATTGTGTTCACTTTCTCTGTTGACACTGGCTTTGAGGGTGCAGCTACATGTAACTTACAAAGGCGTTGAATTGTGACATCCGTCACATCCACTTACAATCGTGCAATTTTTTATTAACACTTTATGACACTGTGTGAATATGGCCATGATGCACTCAATATTTGTTGCGTGCACACAACAGGTAACCTGTGGTAAACAATGCATTTATGCATGTCtattcaaataatttaagCCATTGTATGAGCAGAAATCTCCTGTGAGATGCTTTATATCTTGATTGCACAAAACCATGCAGTCAATCCAACTTCCAAAAAATTATGGGTGACTGAAACCAATTAACCTAAATGAAACCAGCTACTGTACTAATCACAACTTGCCAATAGTAGTTGCAAGTTTACTTGTgaaaagaaagtaattttTGGGTCTCTTGTGCagttttaaaattgaaagGGGTAACTTGTAACAACTATCAACATGTGAAATGCCAACACTGGATATACATGTAACTAATACTATTGATCACCAACTTTTTGCAAGTGACTTGATTACTGCTTCTGTATGAGGTGCACACCACAGCATTTGGGTTGCGACTCGGCCCGCCTGCAGGACTAAATTAGAAATTACAGCAGAATGACACAAGGACTGACTATCAtaactttgttatttttgaaTAATGAACAAGCCTAAGTAAGTAAACTTTCATCTAAATGGTATCAAAGAAATGCCCAATTACGACTTGTGAACTAGTtatgaaactttgtttttgacATAATTATAAGGCTACCATAGAAACACTTTAACTGGTTATAAACACCCCTTACTTCAGCTCTAAACAACGGTGACCAAACAAAGAGCTCAGTGACTCCCATTTTTTATTGCTGTGAAGTAATAGCATAATGACATTCAACTTTCTGCaaagttaaaaacaataaatattgaTAGAAGCAGATTGAGAGCCACTTGCCTGgacgttttgaaaatttaattcaagGAGGCTCTGAATCTGCTCctaccactttttttttaacacataGTAGAAAGTTGTTACAGTACGTGTTATTGTGCTAGTTATTTTGAAGCAAGTAATAAAAAATGGTAGCTTGTTTTTAAGTTATTGTGGCTCAAGGCAAAAATTATTAGTGCTTCTTTAAGAATATAATGGTAAAGTACAGGAGCAGAAAGTACTAGAAAGCACTTGGTCATTCACCTTGAGAGTtgtaattttgtcattttgaatACTGCTAAATGCCAGGTTTTTTGCAGGTCTGTTGAATTCCAATGAAGAGTTCACCGGGTACTGTGAATTTATATAATGTATAtatgtgtgtatatatatatatgtgtgtgtgtgtgtttgtgtgtaTAGTTACATACATTCATGCAAGTACAAATTAAGTAAAGGGAAATTTTTCTGAATTGAGATTTTCATATCCAAgttgattttgatttgattggcATTCAAAGATTCACATTTCACATTTTGGGGAAATTCTATTGGGCATACATGTAATACCAACATCACAAAACATGGTTTATTTATTATGGTACAAATAagtgataatattattgttgtcgttgcaatcatcatcatcactgttAAGGTTGATATTTCCACAAACCTTGACCCAGTACTTCGTCGTTGCCTTCTGGACCAGCCCCAGGAAAATGCTTGACTGGTTAGCATTGCCAATACCAAAAACACGATTATAGCACTTGGCTTCATATtctgaaagacaaaaataaaattattatgaaataatcaaaaccatgctgaaaattaaaacagtgtcatattatttaggaaaacaaTATAATATTACAGAGTCAATAAGTCAGTTTTTTCCTAGTAGACTAGTAAACATGGGAATCAGAAATTAACCATTCACTTCCATTCATCAACACTTTCAGTTTGGTCTCTACAGATAATATTGAATTGCATGCTCTTACTTTGTTTTTCCCAGtaactttgtttaattttacttCGCAACTCCACAGAAAATGAACACTATGAATTATTTCTGGAATGTTTATCAGGTTTTTATTGTAACTCAACCAGTCAGACCTGCGATGAAAGTGCAAGAAGAACCCACTTATAACCACAAAAGTGAGTGAAATTACGGGTTGCCCTTTAGCAATCTGGTACCTGACTGGTTTTCTGTTGCACATAATAGACAAGCCAGAAATATTTCTAGTGATCATGGTTTTCTGAGTTTCACAGTAATAGCAGCTTCCAAATGGGCCGTAGTAACCCGCGGGTGAATTATAAGCTGAATTTATAACAGTCTCATAACAAAGTATTGGGCAAAATCTGTGGCAGAAAGGACCTCAGACAGGACCTCTGAAGGGAACAATTACACATCACTGAACACTCTGACAGAGCCAAGTTCTCAAAGAAACACTTTCAACAAGACCATTAACGACATGATTATGAGAGGCTAAAAATTTACTGAGCTCCTTTGTGACTTTAGATATGATATTTAGCCTATACATATAGTCAGATCTTCCTTTAAATTTGTCCTTTGTGCGCTTGTGCATATTAGCGGTATAGAGGAAATATAATTTGATTGGGactaaagaaaatcaaagggTAGTCGTGGAGAATAGTCCTTGCCTGATAAAACTggatatatatttctttaccCATTACCAAAGGTGATatccaaaataaataaaaatatatcaaaacaatttgcaattttgataaaGCTTGAATTTGATTCGCTGTACATGCATTTTGTGATTTTCTGGAGTGTTTAATTGTCTTGAGTTTGAATACTATTTGCATCTTTTCAGTACTTTTAGTACTTCAACAATGAGTTTTGATTGCACATCACATAATCTATCTCTTTAATGACTCGGGCTCCAACGAAAATTTTTGAGACAATTTTCCCTCCGTAGTTCATTTTGGGAGGCGTTACTACACACAGAAACAGGACGGAATATGACGGAACTAGGCGGAATGAGGCGCAATGACACCGGAATGAAAATTACCGGAATGAGACTGGAATGAGTCGTACTAATGTGCGAGCCAGCGAGCCATGCGAGTCACAGTGCGAGCCATGCGAGTCATGCGAGCTAGTGTGCGAGCCATGCGATTCATGCGAGCCAGGGTGCGAGCCATGCGAGTCACCGTTTTAACgtgaaaaataatcaaataatgGATATTATTATCTAACTGCAGCGAATACCgtccaaataataatattcagcGACATTGTACATGTTTCCTCTGTCTTCCTTCAAGTTGACTGGTTTGCGCGATGGAGTTGCCAAAAAAGTTGCTGAGGTGAGCTTCATTTGTGTACTCGTGTTTATGTTTCGTTTCTAGATTTTGTCCATCGAAAAAGCAAATCTACCAGTCGGACTTgcattttgttgaaaacttGGCCGTAAAGGTTGTTGCACAAGTCATTGCTCAGAAACATTGGGAAACGTGTCCAACGTGTATTCTGGCGTTACACTGGTGTCATTCTGCTTCATCGCTGTGTTATAATCCGGCTCGTTCAGGTATATTGCGGTACCATTCTTGTTCATTCCCTTTCATTCCGGTGTCATTCCGTTCTATTCCAGAGTCATTCCGCCTTGCTCCAGCATATCCCATCTTATTCCAGAGTCATTTCGCCTTCCTTCGGCATATTCCATTTTTATTCCGGTATATTCCTTTCCGTTCCATTCCGTTCCTATGTTTCGTAACACCCCATTTTGAGTGATTTTCACCTCTTGAAGTAAGTTAACTAGACATTGATTGTTTTGctattgcaataaaaattatcaCAGTTTAAAACAATTGCTGTTATGTTTTAACACGAAAGCAACGAAACAGAGATCAAGGCTTATTTCACTTCTCTCGCTTATTTAATTTCGGTGGGTTcggttgttttgtttcgacCTTTCGGGTTTTAGTACATGCCTCCAAAATGTACCATTTTTCAATCTCGAAAAATTTTGACCATTAATTACGATAAAAATATCAGCGCTTGATCCAAAAATTTCGCTTTTAATTTCCTTATCTGTGTTTATGTAAGACTTTCATTTTATAGTTCcaaaaaataactatttttgtagttttgttATAAACCACTTCCAAAAAGAGTTTCTACAACTCGTCGGATTCTTCTGCAAGTTCTTAGTCTTCGAGTTAATTAGTTTCGCATGAAACCATCAATAAAGTGAAAGAAGAAATTACTGTGACACAGTATATGTAAGCTTAGCGCAAAAACAAGAggacaagaaaagaaacgaaGAATTTTCTTCCTAAGCCTTGTAAGACCCGAAGTGAAACatgatagaaaagaaaaaccctcAAGAGCATAATTTCTTCGTCTGTTTTAAACCAACAAcacagtttgttttcaataagcGTAAACTTACTTCACAGTAACCTTGCTTGCGTCAAACCCAAATGTAGGTCCACTTAACAGTTTTCACTCTTGCTTGAAGAGAGTATCCGTCTTCACCAACCTTTGGTaactaaaaaataaagtaTTGGATCACTGAATGTTTTTTATAGCAGATTTTCTCAAAGCCCTGTTCAACTGTAAACAAGAGTATATTCTTGTTCAACGCATACGCATAAGTAAGAACCAAACATTGCTTCCGGGCTCGATCCATAGTCGCTTATTATTAAAATCAGATCGCCAAACTACATTCACTGACCTATATATTAAAACTGTGAGTCCTTTTTCGTTTACTTAGGCGTTCAGCAGGAGTAACGGGGAAATCTCAAGTCCAGCCGTTGGTGCGTTTTAACAAATTTCTAACGGATCGAAATTTCCGCAATGACATATACCGGATGCAATTAgagatcaatcaatcaatcaataaacTTTATTTGCCCTCGAATTTACAAAGTAGCACTCAAGTGCCAATATCTTCGAGCcagaaattaacaattaacacaaattaaatcaaatgctggttcttgaggagaggggaaaccggaggacccggagaaaacctctcggtgcagagtagagaaccaacaaactcaacccacatacgACGCTTCCTCGGTGTAACTGTCACGAGTCTGTCCTCAAAAATAGAGGattatgcacctatcaatgtaGGGAAGGAGAGTGAGGGCAGAGTGTGGGATTTGACGTCGAAATCTATCTCCTCAGTGACAGGTTTGATCGAGTACCTTTGATCGGGTTTGTCTGTATTGTTGTAAAGTTAAGGATGGCGTGACAGAGCGTGACAAACAAttttagggcctgattacatggtgaatttcagcccgggctgaaatttcgctccgcccaccgggctgaaatattgttgcgattacatggtcaatttcagcccgggcgcaaaacgctaattt
This sequence is a window from Acropora palmata chromosome 9, jaAcrPala1.3, whole genome shotgun sequence. Protein-coding genes within it:
- the LOC141892246 gene encoding uncharacterized protein LOC141892246, with product MKPSAIIVFLVLAMLTSQAFSWGWSRRQRRSTGSSPAGGPSRNPNAVVCTSYRSSNQVTCKKGGSSVTCTTQPPTVTRDDQDKGPTPRGEYLIGRRYIHWRYNIEWYNLFPKKEDNSGYYSYTQSTKTGRSHMGLHPGSVSEGCVTVKESTCWGNIRSVIDSGTMQYRGSSYSGFLYVK